Proteins co-encoded in one Opitutus terrae PB90-1 genomic window:
- the folE gene encoding GTP cyclohydrolase I: MDTKSPRDLSVVAHAPDLAEIARHYAAIITEIGGDLSSAGMRDTPLRAAKALVEMTEGARTGTERLLTMFEAECHQAVCNDMVIVEGIHEVGLCEHHLLPIIMSITIAYIPDKKIIGLSKLPRIAGHFARRWQNQERTAHLIAEFLENLVQPLGAAVFIAGKHMCAMARGVRDTHSVMKVNVLHGAFQHDVNRRNELLMRLSPGSAAGFGW; the protein is encoded by the coding sequence ATGGACACAAAATCACCCCGCGACCTCTCGGTCGTCGCGCACGCACCTGATCTAGCCGAGATCGCCCGCCACTACGCCGCAATCATCACGGAGATTGGTGGCGATCTGAGCTCCGCGGGAATGCGCGACACGCCGCTGCGCGCCGCGAAGGCATTGGTGGAGATGACCGAGGGCGCGCGGACCGGCACCGAGCGGTTGCTGACCATGTTCGAGGCCGAGTGCCACCAAGCCGTGTGCAACGACATGGTGATCGTGGAAGGCATTCACGAAGTCGGCCTCTGCGAGCACCACCTGCTGCCGATCATCATGTCCATCACGATCGCCTACATTCCGGACAAGAAGATCATCGGCCTGTCAAAGCTGCCGCGGATCGCCGGTCACTTTGCGCGGCGGTGGCAGAACCAGGAGCGCACGGCGCATCTCATCGCCGAGTTTCTCGAAAACCTGGTGCAGCCGCTCGGCGCGGCCGTGTTCATCGCGGGCAAGCACATGTGCGCGATGGCGCGCGGGGTGCGCGACACGCATTCGGTGATGAAGGTCAACGTGCTGCACGGTGCGTTTCAGCACGATGTGAACCGTCGCAACGAACTCCTGATGCGGCTCTCGCCGGGTTCCGCCGCCGGGTTCGGCTGGTAG